Proteins encoded within one genomic window of Prochlorococcus marinus str. MIT 9515:
- a CDS encoding 3'(2'),5'-bisphosphate nucleotidase CysQ → MVKLPEGVDINNLIDDLRIFSWEAADILLQYSQILKKSDYKKNILKNGNEKDPVTKADLDVNDLILKRMQSKYPSIGWKYLSEENAKADPNNCDINSDWVWILDPLDGTKDFLQGTDNYAMHFALNFKNKPFLGVVLIPERDELWISNGVNVWCDRRQHINLKLNSFPNKSLCEMTLVTSKNHSNPTLMNLIDKICFKNVVTMGSIGCKIASIIRGESDIYISLSLPDKSSPKDWDFAAPEVILKTAGGAVTNLENEELCYEKANFDQAGIIIASNNKNMHSKICFQIKEIIKKYDIYPFIT, encoded by the coding sequence GTGGTTAAATTACCAGAAGGTGTTGATATTAATAATCTTATCGATGATCTGAGAATTTTCAGCTGGGAGGCTGCAGATATTTTGCTTCAATATTCGCAAATTCTTAAGAAATCAGACTACAAGAAGAATATCCTTAAAAATGGAAACGAGAAAGATCCTGTAACAAAAGCTGATTTAGACGTAAATGATTTAATTCTTAAAAGAATGCAATCTAAATATCCAAGTATCGGTTGGAAATATTTAAGTGAAGAAAATGCAAAGGCTGATCCTAATAATTGCGATATCAATTCTGACTGGGTTTGGATACTTGATCCGCTAGATGGTACAAAAGACTTTCTACAAGGAACAGATAATTATGCAATGCACTTTGCCCTTAACTTTAAAAATAAACCTTTTCTGGGAGTTGTCCTAATTCCAGAAAGAGACGAATTATGGATATCAAATGGTGTGAATGTTTGGTGCGATAGAAGACAGCATATAAATCTAAAACTAAATTCATTTCCCAATAAAAGTCTTTGTGAGATGACTTTGGTAACAAGTAAAAATCATAGTAATCCAACCCTGATGAATTTAATTGATAAAATTTGCTTTAAGAATGTTGTAACTATGGGAAGCATTGGTTGCAAAATTGCTTCAATAATTAGAGGTGAAAGTGATATTTATATCTCTTTAAGCTTGCCAGACAAAAGTTCCCCAAAGGATTGGGATTTTGCCGCTCCAGAGGTCATTTTAAAAACAGCTGGTGGAGCTGTTACGAACTTAGAAAATGAGGAACTTTGTTATGAAAAAGCAAATTTTGATCAGGCAGGTATAATTATTGCCTCAAATAATAAAAATATGCACTCAAAAATTTGTTTTCAGATAAAAGAAATAATTAAAAAATATGATATTTACCCTTTTATAACTTAG
- the rsmI gene encoding 16S rRNA (cytidine(1402)-2'-O)-methyltransferase: MNNKFSLSHRNQEPENGVLYLVGTPIGNLNDLSLRAIDILKNVCLIACEDTRQTKKIMSKFGIKNHLISFNKDNSFKKIPSLISDLIAGKSIAVVSDAGMPSICDPGEDLVSKAKSLGIDVVCVPGPCAAIAALVSSGLPSSKFIFEGFLPKKQSDRKKILLEISNNEKTTILFESPKRLNKLLRELKEFCGGEREIQVSRELTKKFEEHIGKNINMVLEFFEGKTIVGEITIVIKGINKTKKLNFDESLIKKELYALIDAGLSLPAASKYLAKKENLTRKIIYNLY; the protein is encoded by the coding sequence ATGAATAATAAATTCTCATTATCGCACAGAAATCAAGAACCAGAAAATGGTGTTTTATATTTAGTTGGAACACCGATAGGTAATTTAAACGATCTCTCATTAAGAGCTATAGATATTCTAAAAAATGTTTGTTTAATTGCCTGTGAAGATACAAGGCAAACAAAAAAGATAATGAGTAAATTTGGAATCAAAAATCATCTTATTAGCTTTAATAAAGATAATTCTTTTAAAAAAATTCCTTCTTTAATAAGTGATCTGATTGCAGGAAAATCTATCGCTGTAGTTAGTGATGCTGGGATGCCAAGTATTTGTGATCCAGGAGAAGATTTAGTTAGCAAAGCGAAGTCCCTTGGAATAGATGTTGTTTGTGTACCTGGTCCATGTGCAGCAATAGCCGCGCTTGTTTCGAGTGGATTGCCATCATCTAAATTCATCTTTGAAGGTTTTCTACCCAAAAAACAAAGTGATAGAAAAAAAATTCTCTTAGAAATTAGTAATAATGAAAAGACCACAATATTATTTGAATCTCCTAAAAGACTTAATAAACTTTTGAGAGAATTAAAAGAGTTCTGCGGAGGTGAAAGAGAGATTCAAGTTTCAAGAGAATTAACGAAGAAATTTGAGGAGCATATAGGAAAAAATATCAATATGGTTTTAGAGTTTTTTGAAGGGAAAACAATTGTCGGGGAAATAACCATTGTTATAAAAGGCATTAATAAAACAAAAAAACTAAACTTTGATGAATCACTTATAAAAAAAGAACTTTATGCATTAATTGATGCAGGTCTAAGTTTGCCAGCAGCTTCAAAATACCTAGCAAAAAAAGAAAATCTTACTCGAAAGATAATTTATAATTTATATTAA
- the gmd gene encoding GDP-mannose 4,6-dehydratase: MNKKALITGVTGQDGSYLVEFLLNKKYEVHGIKRRSSSLNTRRVDHLYQDPHENNPRFFMHYGDLTDSTNLIRLIQDISPDEIYNLGAQSHVAVSFETPEYTANCDALGTLRILEAVRVLGLSKKTKIYQASTSELYGLVQETPQNEKTPFYPRSPYGVAKLYAYWITINYREAYGMYACNGILFNHESPRRGETFITRKITRGLARIDAGLEKLLFLGNLNSKRDWGHARDYVEMQWLMLQQKEPKDYVISTGRAESIRKFAEISASYLGWSDKGKPGIIWEGEGLNEVGRRADTMEIVIKVDPRYFRPTEVEFLLGESKKASLELGWTPNTSLEELVKEMIESDKEEARKDSLLKKSGFQINNSQE, encoded by the coding sequence ATGAATAAAAAAGCCTTAATTACTGGAGTTACCGGACAAGATGGGAGTTATCTAGTTGAATTTCTTTTAAATAAAAAATACGAAGTACATGGAATAAAGAGGAGAAGTAGTAGCTTAAACACGCGAAGGGTAGATCATCTATATCAAGATCCACATGAAAATAATCCAAGATTTTTTATGCATTATGGTGATCTAACTGACAGTACAAACTTAATAAGACTTATACAAGATATCTCCCCTGATGAAATTTATAATTTAGGTGCTCAAAGTCATGTAGCAGTTAGTTTTGAAACTCCCGAATATACTGCTAATTGCGATGCTTTAGGCACCTTAAGAATATTAGAGGCAGTTCGAGTATTAGGTCTCTCAAAAAAAACAAAAATATATCAAGCCAGCACTAGTGAATTATATGGTTTGGTTCAGGAAACACCTCAAAACGAAAAAACACCTTTCTATCCTAGAAGTCCATATGGTGTTGCAAAATTATATGCTTATTGGATTACGATTAATTATCGAGAAGCATATGGAATGTACGCATGTAACGGGATTCTTTTCAACCATGAAAGCCCTAGGAGAGGAGAAACATTTATCACGAGAAAAATCACAAGAGGGCTTGCGAGAATAGATGCTGGCCTTGAAAAACTTCTTTTCTTGGGAAATCTTAATTCAAAAAGGGATTGGGGACACGCAAGAGACTATGTGGAAATGCAATGGCTAATGCTTCAACAAAAGGAACCAAAAGATTATGTCATATCAACTGGGAGAGCAGAAAGTATAAGAAAATTTGCTGAGATAAGTGCATCTTATCTTGGCTGGAGTGATAAAGGAAAACCTGGGATAATTTGGGAAGGAGAAGGTTTAAATGAAGTGGGAAGAAGAGCTGATACTATGGAAATAGTTATCAAAGTTGACCCCAGATACTTTAGACCAACTGAAGTTGAATTTCTTCTTGGTGAATCAAAAAAAGCATCTCTAGAATTAGGTTGGACTCCAAACACTTCATTAGAAGAATTAGTAAAAGAAATGATAGAATCTGATAAAGAAGAAGCTAGGAAAGACTCTCTATTGAAAAAATCAGGTTTTCAAATAAATAATTCCCAAGAATAA